A single region of the Acidobacteriota bacterium genome encodes:
- a CDS encoding UvrD-helicase domain-containing protein: protein MTDVDFRSHLNAEQLAAVTHEGGPQLVIAGAGSGKTRVITYRIAWLIAEMEVEPWRIAAVTFTNKAADEMRERVLDLVGGDANVFVGTFHRFCVRLLRRYGDRVGLQSDFAIVDAPDQLRLIKAALQTEDLDEQTFQPRAVQGRISAAKNRLLTPAAFEREAEDFFDRHVAAVYRRYQAELRRAGGVDFDDLIALAVRVLREEEDIGARVRGRFRHLLVDEFQDTNAAQLELIRRLVQGPDGSVSGLTAVGDEDQSIYGWRGAEIDNLLRFERHFPGSCVRKLERNYRSTQNILDASGAVIARNQERRGKTLWTDRGAGDPLQLFFAADHEDEARWVVRQVAALRDDGHEFGDMAVLVRTNAQTRAIEDQLLRSEVPYCLVAGVRFYERAEVRDLAAYLRVISNPRDNLSLRRILNPPRRGIGRRTEELLLARAAKMGHSLWDAIRLDPLQELPARNRRAVDDFRGLIEALRKEAERQPLAELVRGTIVAAGFENLYGKGDEEGRERLDNLGELVSSARDFQALHGFSDLPARVPTAAVPTLDDPLGPGADETDEEPSTSPLTNFLDYVSLVSDTDGLNAELGVAVMTLHSAKGLEYEAVFVTGLEDGLLPHFHAGGGARDIEEERRLFYVGMTRAERRLFLSGCRRRMVAGVFQDQQPSPFLIDVPEELMETAQSPEIYAGPRTAGVRSFFGADRTAGGRYRPPAPPSGRRPPAGGPFKPAGGGLRPGAYVRHATLGKGVVLHLDGQGENAKLTVFFDKAGKRKLVRRYAPLEVL from the coding sequence ATGACGGATGTGGACTTCCGTTCCCACCTGAACGCGGAGCAGCTGGCGGCGGTCACCCACGAAGGTGGGCCGCAGCTCGTGATCGCCGGTGCCGGGTCGGGGAAGACTCGCGTCATCACCTACCGGATCGCCTGGCTGATCGCCGAGATGGAAGTCGAGCCCTGGCGGATCGCGGCGGTGACCTTCACCAACAAGGCCGCGGACGAGATGCGCGAGCGCGTCCTCGACCTGGTCGGCGGCGACGCAAATGTCTTCGTCGGCACCTTCCACCGGTTCTGCGTGCGCCTGCTGCGCCGCTATGGGGACCGCGTCGGGCTCCAGTCCGACTTCGCGATCGTGGATGCTCCCGACCAGTTGCGGCTCATCAAGGCGGCTCTTCAGACGGAAGACCTGGACGAACAGACGTTTCAACCTCGCGCGGTCCAGGGACGGATCAGCGCGGCCAAGAACCGGTTGCTCACTCCCGCCGCGTTCGAGCGCGAGGCCGAGGACTTCTTCGACCGCCATGTCGCCGCCGTCTACCGGCGTTACCAGGCTGAGCTGCGCCGGGCTGGCGGCGTCGACTTCGACGATCTGATCGCGCTCGCGGTGCGGGTGCTGCGCGAGGAGGAAGACATCGGTGCGCGCGTTCGGGGACGCTTTCGTCACCTGCTAGTGGACGAGTTCCAGGACACGAATGCGGCGCAGCTCGAGTTGATTCGGCGCCTCGTTCAGGGGCCCGACGGCTCGGTTTCCGGGTTGACCGCGGTCGGCGACGAGGACCAGAGCATCTACGGCTGGCGGGGCGCCGAGATCGACAACCTGCTGCGCTTCGAACGTCACTTCCCGGGCTCCTGTGTCCGCAAGCTGGAGCGCAACTATCGCTCGACACAGAACATTCTTGATGCCTCGGGCGCCGTCATTGCCCGCAACCAGGAGCGGCGCGGCAAGACGCTGTGGACGGATCGGGGTGCTGGCGATCCGTTGCAGCTCTTCTTTGCCGCCGACCACGAGGACGAGGCGCGTTGGGTGGTCCGGCAGGTCGCGGCGCTTCGCGATGACGGCCACGAGTTCGGCGACATGGCGGTTCTCGTGCGAACCAACGCCCAGACGCGGGCGATCGAGGACCAGCTGCTTCGCAGCGAGGTTCCATACTGCCTGGTCGCTGGCGTCCGCTTCTACGAGCGCGCCGAGGTCAGGGACCTGGCGGCGTACCTTCGCGTGATCAGCAATCCCCGGGACAACCTGTCTCTGCGCCGGATCCTGAACCCACCGCGGCGCGGCATCGGCCGCAGGACCGAGGAACTCCTGCTGGCCCGCGCGGCGAAGATGGGCCACTCGCTGTGGGACGCGATCCGGCTCGACCCGCTACAGGAGCTGCCGGCGCGGAACCGGCGTGCGGTCGATGACTTCCGGGGTCTGATCGAGGCGCTGCGGAAGGAAGCGGAGCGTCAGCCGCTGGCGGAACTCGTGCGGGGGACGATCGTCGCGGCCGGGTTCGAGAACCTGTACGGCAAGGGCGACGAGGAAGGGCGCGAGCGGCTGGACAACCTCGGCGAACTGGTTTCGTCGGCACGGGACTTCCAGGCCCTGCACGGCTTCAGCGACCTGCCCGCGCGCGTCCCGACCGCGGCGGTCCCGACCCTCGACGATCCGCTGGGTCCGGGCGCCGACGAGACGGACGAGGAGCCGTCGACGAGTCCGCTGACGAACTTCCTCGACTACGTCTCCCTGGTCAGCGACACGGACGGACTGAACGCGGAACTCGGCGTCGCCGTCATGACCCTCCACAGTGCCAAGGGCCTGGAGTACGAGGCCGTCTTCGTGACGGGGCTCGAGGACGGTCTGCTGCCGCACTTCCACGCCGGTGGCGGCGCGCGGGACATCGAGGAGGAGAGGCGGCTGTTCTACGTCGGCATGACCCGTGCCGAGCGGCGGTTGTTCCTGAGCGGCTGCCGCCGCCGGATGGTCGCCGGCGTGTTCCAGGATCAGCAGCCCTCACCCTTCCTCATCGATGTGCCGGAAGAACTCATGGAAACCGCCCAGAGCCCGGAGATCTACGCCGGACCGCGCACCGCGGGTGTACGCAGCTTCTTCGGCGCCGATCGCACCGCGGGTGGCCGGTACCGGCCGCCGGCGCCCCCGAGCGGAAGGCGGCCGCCGGCGGGCGGGCCGTTCAAGCCGGCAGGGGGGGGCTTGCGGCCGGGTGCCTATGTCCGTCACGCCACGCTGGGCAAGGGCGTCGTTCTACATCTCGACGGCCAGGGAGAAAACGCCAAGCTGACGGTCTTCTTCGACAAGGCCGGCAAACGGAAGCTGGTCCGCCGCTATGCCCCGCTGGAGGTTCTCTGA